A region of Nerophis ophidion isolate RoL-2023_Sa linkage group LG28, RoL_Noph_v1.0, whole genome shotgun sequence DNA encodes the following proteins:
- the hhatla gene encoding hedgehog acyltransferase like, a, translated as MGIKAALPRYELYLYTAVLAVAMIWATTWILEASNENVNRKAFKQSVKPGWYYFGRKMDVADFEWMMWFSTFRNHILFALTGHVIFAKLFTLLAPKHRSLVFGVYGGLAVLVTMGWTFLALVLSHCVVLYSVAMIKSKWMCFAAGLATLASIKLEPYNSWQESLVTGSFQLQDILFYGGCGFSIMRCMSFALENCEKKDGSYTFCDLLRYNFYLPFFFFGPIMTFDKYHAQANHTKLTRKEREMWNITTKALLHLGLVLVVDVLFHYLYILTIPSDIKLVGKLSDWCLAGLAYSNLVYDWLKAAVMFGVINTVATLDHLDPPQPPKCITMLYVFAETHFDRGINDWLCRYVYDYIGGDHDKIFRELLATLCTFAITTLWLGPCELVYIWSFFNCFGLNFELWVAKFFSIPPFSTGEGAMGEAMSRRVRGLFNAANFWAIVLYNVLSLNSLEFAKLVGRRLIFKGFPLSTVSVLLVTYCGVQLVKERERLQALREEAEAVQPLDGAKEKAE; from the exons agAATGTAAACAGGAAGGCGTTCAAACAAAGCGTGAAACCAGGATGGTATTACTTTGGCAGGAAAATG GACGTTGCAGACTTTGAATGGATGATGTGGTTCTCCACCTTCCGCAACCACATACTCTTCGCCCTCACTGGTCATGTGATCTTTGCCAAGCTTTTCACCTTGCTGGCCCCAAag CACAGGTCGTTGGTCTTCGGCGTGTACGGCGGTTTGGCGGTCCTGGTCACCATGGGCTGGACCTTCCTGGCCTTGGTTCTGTCCCACTGCGTCGTACTCTACAGCGTGGCCATGATCAAAAGCAAATGGATGTGCTTCGCCGCAGGCTTGGCCACGCTGGCCTCCATCAAGCTGGAGCCGTATAACTCCTGGCAG GAATCCTTGGTGACCGGCTCTTTCCAACTGCAAGACATCCTCTTCTATGGCGGCTGCGGCTTCAGCATCATGCGCTGTATGAGCTTCGCTTTGGAGAACTGCGAGAAGAAAGACGGCAGCTACACCTTCTGTGACCTGCTGAGATACAACTTCTACCTCCCTTTCTTCTTCTTTGGACCCATCATGACTTTTGACAAGTATCATGCTCAG GCCAACCACACCAAGCTGACCCGCAAGGAGAGGGAAATGTGGAACATCACCACCAAGGCCTTGTTGCACCTGGGTCTGGTCCTGGTTGTGGACGTCCTGTTCCACTACCTCTACATCCTCACCATCCCCAGCGACATCAAGCTGGTGGGCAAGCTGTCTGATTGGTGCCTGG CCGGCCTGGCGTATTCCAACCTGGTGTACGATTGGTTGAAGGCCGCAGTAATGTTTGGCGTGATCAACACGGTGGCGACACTGGACCACCTGGACCCGCCCCAGCCCCCCAAGTGTATCACCATGCTCTACGTCTTCGCTGAGAC GCACTTTGACAGAGGCATCAATGACTGGCTGTGCAG GTACGTTTACGACTACATCGGGGGAGACCATGATAAAATCTTCAGGGAGCTCCTGGCCACCTTGTGCACCTTCGCCATCACCACCCTGTGGCTGGGCCCGTGTGAGCTGGTCTACATCTGGTCCTTCTTCAACTGCTTTGGACTGAACTTTGAGCTCTGGGTGGCCAAGTTCTTCTCCATTCCTCCCTTTTCCACCGGGGAG GGTGCTATGGGAGAAGCCATGTCACGCAGGGTCCGAGGTCTGTTCAACGCCGCCAACTTCTGGGCCATCGTCCTCTACAACGTCCTCTCCCTCAACAGCTTGGAGTTTGCCAAACTGGTCGGTAGAAGACTGATTTTCAAAG GGTTCCCTCTGTCCACCGTTTCTGTGCTCCTTGTGACCTACTGTGGTGTGCAGCTGGTCAAAGAGAGGGAGCGTCTGCAGGCCCTCAGGGAGGAGGCGGAGGCGGTCCAGCCACTCGATGGCGCCAAAGAAAAGGCAGAATAG